The sequence CACGATCGTTGATCCTCTACGTAACCACAACCTTGCAAAACAGAATGGCCAGGCTAAGTTAACGACAAAAACCCCCGCGCGGGGGGTTTTTAGGAATTAAAGTGCTTTTTCAAAGCATTCCTGTGCTATCTTCCAACAGTAACCATCTCTCTACTGTAGGTACTATAACACATTAGAAATACCTTTTCAATCCAAAACAACAACACTTTTCTAAACTGTAAGCAAACCCTTTAGAAACAAGCTAGCAGAAAAACAGAAACATTAAAAAAGGAGGCCCCTTTTAACCAGAAAAGTAACTTCTAAAACATTTCTAGTCCGGGGCCTCTATACCTTTATCTAATATGGTGAATCTTGTTCCACATTTCGAGTTCCTTCCTTGCCCACACTACCCATCGCTGGGGGACAGGACTAGCCGCTCCCGCTGGATGACAGGTAATAAACGCAAACAGCTCCCCGTCAGCTGTCCGCTCTAACACCTCAAAAATCTCGGTGTTTATATCAACATCATCCCTGTCCCCAAGGATGCTCATACCGGTAACTCGTAGGCGAGCCTCTCCAGAATAGTCCCAGTTTCTATAAAGAACAATCTTGTCACCTTCTTCCAATTTCGGAAAGTGGGAACCTGGAAACTCGTAACGGTGGCTGAAAAGGGTTTGGTACCATTCATCAAGCACCCAAATCTCTTGGAGAGCACCTTCCCAATCACAATGCTGCTCTCCACAAAACCAACGAACACTATTAACCGAGACAGTTTCGATCCCAGAATATTGGGAATTAGCGAATTTGGGAAAGGATACTCGAACAAAATCCGGCTGGTTCATAACCGGAATACAAAGCTCTTCCCCAGATCGAATCAGGTTAACATTAGCAATTTGGTTGACCTCTGCTAGAATTGACACCGAAACACCAAAACGGTTTCCTACATCAGCAAGGTTATCGCCAGGACGAACAACATAAGTTAACCCGCT comes from Patescibacteria group bacterium and encodes:
- a CDS encoding LysM peptidoglycan-binding domain-containing protein — encoded protein: MFFKKRLVTLLGLLVGFLLFFGTVVFLSDVRAASFALSCPSGLTYVVRPGDNLADVGNRFGVSVSILAEVNQIANVNLIRSGEELCIPVMNQPDFVRVSFPKFANSQYSGIETVSVNSVRWFCGEQHCDWEGALQEIWVLDEWYQTLFSHRYEFPGSHFPKLEEGDKIVLYRNWDYSGEARLRVTGMSILGDRDDVDINTEIFEVLERTADGELFAFITCHPAGAASPVPQRWVVWARKELEMWNKIHHIR